The window CGTAGTCTGCGCGCCACTGCTGCCAAGGCATGACCTCGCGAGCCACCCATGCACTGGAACCGACAATCATGAAGCCGGACAGCAGTTTCAGCGCCTGTCTGCGTCCCAGGCGGTGCGCGCTGTTTTCCAGCGCTTCGAGGGCCGCGCCTGAATTCGGCAGGGTCTGAAAGCGGCTATTGAGCTCGCCGTTCAGGGTCTGAATGCGTTGCCAGGCACATTCGTGATCAGCGTGTTCGGTGCGCCATTGTTCGCATTGCTGGTGCAGCCTGGGGTTGTAGCCCTGACTGTTGAGGCGCATCGACCATTGGATCGCCTGTTTCACGATCTGCGCAGAGGGTTGACCCTCATGAGCCTGTGCCGAAGCCCGGCTCATGGCGCATACCGAAGCAGATAACAGTGATACAGCGCATCGGCGATATAGCGCTCAACCGAACGCAATGAGACACCCATTTGCTCGGCGATCTGTTTATAGGGCACGCCTTCGCACTGGGCGAGCAAAAACGCCTGACGAACCTTGGGTTTCAAGCCGTCGAGCATTTTGGCGATGCTTTCCAGCAGCTCGAAAACCAGCTCCCTGGACTCTGGCGAAGGCGTTTCATGACAGGGCTGATGGGCGATGGCTTCGAGGTAGGCGCGCTCCAGTTCTTCGCGGCGCCAGTGGTCGATGACGATCCCTCTGGCGACGGTGCGCAGGAAGGCTCGCGGCGCCTTCAGCTCCAGCAACTCGTGCCGATTGAGCAGGCGGACAAAGGTGTCTTGCGCCAGATCCGCCGCATCGGCGGCATTCCCCAACCGGCTACGCAGCCAGGCATTGAGCCAGCCGTGATGATCGATATAGAGCGTACGCATGTTGCTGTGATGAGAGGGCATTGCAACGCGCCATCCCCGCGCGATGTAAATGATAATAAGTCGCATTGTGTAAAGGCATTGCGGAATTTGCAACCGCTCAGGGGATTTGCCTTGGTATGGGGTATCAGGGCGTCACGCCTTTAGATAATCCCGAACCGTCTGGATACTTGTCAGCGATGGCGCTAAAGCCAGTTGTTGATCTGAACACCACGGATAACTGACCTGCTGCAACCAGTCCATCACCGTTAGAAGCTCTGCCTCAGGGCGCACCAGCATGTGTTCGATGGTGATACTCAACTGCGTGGCCAGCCCTGTGTCGAACTGCCAATCGTAGTGTCCGCAACCGAATCGCAGCTCTCCGGTGGCTTTATCCGACATCCCCACCAGCCATTTGCAGTGGTGTGCGATGGCGTCGTCTGACGGCTTCTCGCCCAGGCACAAGGTGTAAACGTTTTCATAGGTCTGCCCGAAGCGCCGCACCAGCACTTCGGCAATACCGTCACGGCCTTCGACTTTCGGTGGAAATGAAATGGTGCCGGTACGCACAATCATCTCCAGCGAGGCATCGCCGGTGAACGCCTGACGCAATAGGTGTGGGCGGTTGCCGTCTTTGGCCAGGATGTAGTTTTCGATGGACTGGGCTGGAGTGGGCATTGTGGGCTCTTTTTGTAGGGGCAAGAAAGCCACTGTAGGAGCTGCCGAAGGCTGCGAACAGCGGATTTTCACGCAAATCGTTTTCGCAGCCTTTGGTAGCGCCTGTAGTGGAATGTGCCACCTGTTAACACCCTGTATCCATTCCTTCCTTCAAAGCCTCGCCCAATCGCGCAGGATGCGGGTGTCGTTTTTTCAAGGAAGAATCAATGTCTCTCGCCATCGTTCACAGCCGCGCCCAGGTGGGTGTGGAAGCGCCTGCGGTTACTGTCGAAGCTCATCTGGCCAACGGCCTGCCTGCCCTGACGCTGGTGGGTTTGCCCGAAGGTGCTGTGCGCGAAAGCAAGGATCGGGTGCGCAGTGCGATTCTCAATTCAGGCCTGCGGTTTCCTGATCGGCGTATCACGCTTAACCTCGCGCCTGCCGACCTACCCAAGGATGGCGGGCGTTTTGATCTGGCCATTGCCCTGGGCCTGCTGGCGGCTAACGGGCAGATCCCGCTGGTGGCGTTGCAGGACGTGGAGTGCCTGGGCGAGCTGGCGTTGTCCGGTGCCATTCGCCCGATCCAGGGCGTGTTGCCTGCTGCGCTGGCGGCGCGGGAAGCCGGTCGCACGCTGATCATCCCGGCGGTCAATGCCGAGGAGGCCAGCCTGGCGTCGG of the Paucimonas lemoignei genome contains:
- the fecI_1 gene encoding sigma-24 (FecI) — encoded protein: MPSHHSNMRTLYIDHHGWLNAWLRSRLGNAADAADLAQDTFVRLLNRHELLELKAPRAFLRTVARGIVIDHWRREELERAYLEAIAHQPCHETPSPESRELVFELLESIAKMLDGLKPKVRQAFLLAQCEGVPYKQIAEQMGVSLRSVERYIADALYHCYLLRYAP
- the comM_1 gene encoding Mg-chelatase subunits D/I family, ComM subfamily protein codes for the protein MSLAIVHSRAQVGVEAPAVTVEAHLANGLPALTLVGLPEGAVRESKDRVRSAILNSGLRFPDRRITLNLAPADLPKDGGRFDLAIALGLLAANGQIPLVALQDVECLGELALSGAIRPIQGVLPAALAAREAGRTLIIPAVNAEEASLASGLRVIAVNHLLELIAHFNGQTPITPYQASGLLHQPKPYPDLSEVQGQTAAKRALIVAAAGAHNLLFSGPPGTGKTLLASRLPGLLPPLDEYEALEVAAIQSVASQVPLTSWPQRPFRQPHHSASGPALVGGGCDIWI